The Quatrionicoccus australiensis nucleotide sequence GATCACGAAGGGCACTTCAAGCGGCCCGCTGACCAGTCGGAAATGCTCGCCGAGCATGGCTTTCAGACCGTCCAGCGTGGTCACGTTCTCGCCGTCCTGCTTGAAGCCGCCGATCCACTCTTCGCGCCGGGTGTGTTCTTCCAGCCAGGTGTAGGGCGAGGTCAGTATGAGCAGGCCGCCCGGGTTGAGGCGCTCGTGCACGCTTTCCAGGAAGCGGGCCGGACTGTACAGGCGGTCGATCAGGTTGGCGGCGAGGATCAGGTCGTAGCCGGTGAAGATGGGCTTGAGGTTGCAGGCGTCGCCCTGGAAGAATTCGACCTTGCCGGCAAAGTTTGCGAGGCCGTGCTCGGCCAGGCTGCATTCCTTGTGGCTGAGCAGTTCGCCTTCGTCGACCAGGGTGTAGCCGAGCCGGCCTTGGTCGATGAGTTGCGTGCCGATGCCGATGAAACGGGCCGAGAAATCGATGCCGGTGACTTGTGCGAAATGGCGCGCCAGTTCGAAGCTGGCGCGGCCGGTGGCGCAGCCGAGGTCGAGGGCCTTGCCGGCCGGCTTGTTGCCCATCGCGCTGATCGCCATGCGGGCCAGGGTCTGCGGGAAGTTGGGTACGCCGTAGTATTCGGCGCCGTAGTGGAATTCGATGTACTCGGATACCAGGTGGTCGGTTTCGTAATGCGAGGCCGGGCGGCCGGCCGGCGCGTCGCTGACGACATAGCGGAAACCGGCATGCTGGAAGAAGTGGCGGCGGAAGGCGTAGCGCGCGACCGGCGCCGCTTCGTTGCCGCAGGAAATCCACGAGCCGCCCTTGATCAGGTTGTGGCGGTCGTCGAAGGTCGGCGTCGTGAAATCGTCGTAGCAGGGATGGACCTCGAAACCGGGGAAGGGATAGATGGGCGTTTCCAGCCATTGCCAGACGTTGCCGATCACATCGAAGAGCGGGCCGTGTGCGTAGCGGTCGACCGCGCAACTGGAGGCAAAATGCGCCAGTCCGAGATTGGCGTCCGGGCCGTCGCCGGGCAGGTCGGGGATGCTGGCGAACAGGCGCAGCGCCTGCCATTCGTCTTCGGTCGGCAGACGTACCGGCTGGTTGGTCTGGCGGGCCAGCCAGTTGCAGAACGCCTTGGCCTCGTGCTGGTTGGTTTCGACCGGCCAGTTCCAGGGCATCGGCACTTCTTCGAGCATCAGGCGCAGGCGCCACTGGCGGCCCTGGCGGATCCAGAAGCTTGGCTGTTCCGCCCTGGCGAATGCCTTCCAGGCGCGGCCTTCCTCCGTCCACAGCGCGTCGTCGGCGTAGCCGCCGGCGTCGACGAAGGCGAGGAATTCCTGGTTGGAGACGAGATGGCGGCTGGCCTGGAAGTTACCGGTCGACGCCGGATGCCGGCCGAATTCGTTGTCCCAGCCGTAGATTTGCGGTTCGCTGCGGTCGCGGCCAAGGCGGAAGCTGGCGGCGGGAATATCGACCAGGGTGTTTTGTGGCGCCAGGCTGCTTTCGCGGCAGGGTTCCCAGGCCGGGTGCGGCTGCACGTAGTCGAGTCGGTGCTGGCGGATCAGCACCGACGAGGTTTCGAGATGAATGCGTTCGTGCTCGATGCCCATCAGGATCACCCACCACGGGTTGTCCCAGTTGATCGGCAGGCTGAGCGTTTGCGTCCGGATCAGGCAGTCGACCGCCTGGCGCACCTGCTTGCGGTAGGCGCGCACCGCGTCGACGGTCGGCCAGTCGTAACGCGCGTCGTTGAGGTCGTCCCAGCTCATTTCATCGACGCCGATGGCGAACATCGACTCGAATTGCGGGTTGATGCGTTCTTCAAGCAGGCCGGCCAGCACCAGCTTGTTGATGAAGAAGGTCGCGGTGTGGCCGAAGTAGAAGATCAGCGGATGGCGCAGCGCGATCGGCTTGACGGTGTAGGCCGCGTCGTCCTTGAGCACCTCGAACAGTTGCTCGTAGCGGTCGAAGGTGGCGTGAAAGTAAGCGAGGATCTGCTGCCGCATCTGCTCGGCATCGCTACCGGTCAACCGCGGCGTTTGGGGAAAAATGGGCTGGGACATACGATTTCCGGATGAATTCGTGGGTTGATTCACAGGGGCGACAGGGTGGCGACGACCTTGCCCGGTTCGATGCGCACCGAGCGCAGCAGCCAGCGCGCCGCCAGTTCCTGGGCATTGCCGTTTTCGCGCAGGGTGTAGACCGGCTTGCTGCGAAAGTAGGTGATGATCAGCGAATTGATCACGCGGCGGGCGGAGGCTTCCGACTCGCGGGGCAGGGCCATGGATTCGACCGTATCGATGACGGGATTTTCCAGGAAGAAGGCTTTGGCGTTGTCGTCGTAGCGGATGCCGGCGTTGCCGGTGACATCGACCGGGATCGCCGGGTTGCCCAGCAGGGCGATATTGACGCGGGCGCTGATGCCGACGCGGTTTTCCGGTGTGCCGAGCACGATGTGCGGCGCTTCGGCCAGCGCCACCGTCATCAGGCCGCCGTAATTGCGCGGCTGGCTGCCCGATTTGGCCAGTGCATTCTGGATCTGCACTTCGGAGAAGGCAATTTCCCGATCGAGAAAGCCGGCCAGTGCGCTCGAGGCATAGCCGAGCAGGGCGGCGAGAAGAAAAGCGGCGGTTTTCTGTTTCATGAATGGGCTGGGTAGCACAAAGTCACAGTCTAGCAGGGCGTGCGGACGAACTGTATTTATCCCCGTTCTGGTCGGGCAAGTCTGTGGATAAGCTCTGGACAGGTCAGCTAATGCCTTGTCTTGCAAGGGGAAAAAGGCGCTGCCTAAAATATGGGCGATTAGGCGGTGGGCTGATTGATCTGAATCCGAGATGGCAGCTATCGCAATAATTCAATTTACGCGAATTTTTACGTTGGCTAAGCTCAAGTTCCCAAGCTGAGAAAGAAGCCCATGCCCTACGTCAATATCAAGATTACCCGTGAAGGCGCAACGCCTGAGCAAAAGGCCGAACTGATCGCCGGCGTCACCGACTTGCTGCGCGATGTGCTGGGCAAGAACCCTCAGACCACGGTCGTCGTCATCGACGAAGTGGATACCGACAACTGGGGTATCGGCGGCGAAAGCGTGACCCGGCGCCGTCTGCGCGGCAGTTGAGTGTTTTTGCGGTGCACTGGGGATAAACAACACTTATCCCCGTTCAGGTCGCGTAAGCCTGTGGATAAGCTCTGGATGGGTTGCGCAAGTCATTGACTGATTAGTGGTTTTTTTGAATCGCCTAAAAAATGGGCGATTTTCTCGCCTGCGTGGCGCGAACGGTTTATCCCCGTTTTTGTCGGGTAAGTCTGTGGATAAGCTCTGGGTAGATTCGGCAAGGCATTGACGGCACAAGGGTTTTACCGGTTTGCCTGTTTTTTGGGCAGTCGACCGCCTGGATTGCCCATGTCGATTTTGGGCGATGGCAAAATCGATGAGATAACATATAATATATAAGACTTGCGAGCCGGCCTGGGGATGCAACAAGCCGAACCATTTGGTCGCCGCCATTGTCGTAAAATACCCGTTTCCCTAGAGCAACCCTTTACGAAAGGAAGTCGCCGTGCTTGAAGCCTATCGCGCCCACGTAGCAGAGCGTGCAGCCCTCGGTATCCCGCCGCTGCCCCTGTCCAAGCAACAGACCACCGAACTGGTCGGCCTGCTGAAGAATCCGCCGAAGGGCGAAGAAGCCGCTCTGGTCGAGCTGATCACCTACCGCGTTCCGGCCGGTGTCGATGATGCCGCCAAGGTCAAGGCCGAGTTCCTGGCCAAGGTCGCCAAGGGCGAAGAAGCCTGTGCCCTGATCTCCAAGGAAAAGGCTACCGAACTGCTCGGCACCATGCTCGGCGGTTACAACGTCAAGCCGCTGATCGACCTGCTCGCCTGTCCGACCTGCGGCAGCGTCGCTGCTGAAGGCCTGAAGAAGACCCTGCTGGTGTTCGACTTCTTCCACGATGTCGCCGAACTGGCCAAGGCCGGTAACGCCAACGCCAAGGGCGTGATGCAGTCGTGGGCCGACGCCGAGTGGTTCACCTCGCGTCCGGAAGTGCCGGCTTCGCAGAAGCTGACCGTTTTCAAGGTCACCGGCGAAACCAATACCGACGACCTGTCGCCGGCACCGGATGCCTGGTCGCGTCCTGACATCCCGCTGCACGCCCTGGCCATGCTGAAGAATCCGCGTCCGGGTATCGAAGCCGACGAGCCGGGTTCGCGCGGTCCGTTGAAGCAACTGGAAAAGCTGGCTGCCAAGGGCAACCTGATCGCCTACGTCGGTGACGTGGTCGGTACCGGTTCTTCGCGCAAGTCCGCCACCAACTCGGTGCTGTGGTTTACCGGCGAAGACATTCCCTTCGTGCCGAACAAGCGTTTTGGCGGCTTCTGCCTGGGTTCCAAGATTGCCCCGATCTTCTTCAATACCATGGAAGATGCCGGTGCCCTGCCGATCGAAATCGATTGCAGCGCCATGGACATGGGCGACGAGATCGAACTGAAGGTCGATCAGGCAACCGGCAAGGTCACCGCCACCAAGAACGGTGCCGTGATCGCCGAATCGCAACTGAAGACCCTGGTCATCATGGACGAAGTCCGCGCTGGCGGCCGTATCCCCCTGATCATCGGTCGCGGCCTGACCACCAAGGCGCGCGAATTCCTCGGCCTGCCGCAATCCACCCTGTTCCGCCTGCCGCAAAACCCGGCCGACGACGGCAAGGGCTACTCGCTGGCCCAGAAGATGGTTGGCAAGGCCTGCGGCGTGACCGGCATCCTGCCGGGCACCTACTGCGAGCCGAAGATGACCACCGTCGGTTCGCAAGACACCACCGGCCCGATGACCCGCGACGAACTGAAAGACCTGGCCTGCCTCGGCTTCTCCGCCGATCTGGTCATGCAGTCCTTCTGCCACACCGCCGCCTATCCGAAGCTGGTCGACGTCCGCATGCACCGCGAACTGCCGTCCTTCATCTCGACCCGTGGCGGCGTTGCGCTGCGTCCGGGCGACGGCGTTATCCACTCCTGGCTGAACCGCCTGTTGCTGCCGGATACCGTTGGTACCGGTGGTGACTCGCACACCCGTTTCCCGATCGGCATCTCCTTCCCGGCCGGTTCCGGTCTGGTTGCCTTTGCTGCTGCCACCGGCGTCATGCCGCTGGACATGCCGGAATCGGTGCTGGTCCGCTTCAAGGGCAAGATGCAGGATGGCATCACCCTGCGCGACCTGGTTAATGCCATTCCGCTGTACGCCATCAAGGCTGGTCTGCTGACCGTCGAGAAGAAGGGCAAGAAGAACGTCTTCTCCGGCCGCATCCTCGAAATCGAAGGCCTGCCGGATCTGAAGGTCGAACAAGCCTTCGAACTGTCCGACGCCGCCGCCGAGCGTTCCGCCGCCGCCTGTGCGATCGCCCTGAACAAGGAACCGATCGTCGAGTACATGCGTTCGAACATCACCCTGATGAAGTGGATGATCGCCGAAGGCTACGCCGATGCACGCACCCTGAAGCGTCGTATCAAGTCGATGGAAGAGTGGATCGCCAACGGTGAACTGCTCAAGGCTGACGCCAACGCCCAGTACGCCGCGGTCATCGAAATCGACCTGGCCGAAGTCACCGAGCCGATCCTGGCCTGCCCGAACGATCCGGACGACGTCAAGATCCTCTCCGAAGTCGCCGGCGCCAAGATCGACGAAGTCTTCATCGGCTCCTGCATGACCAACATCGGCCACTTCCGTGCCGCCGGCAAGGTCCTCGAAGGCAAGTCCGACATCCCGACCCGTCTGTGGATCGCTCCGCCGACCAAGATGGATGCGCTGATCCTGACCGAAGAAGGCTACTACGGCGTCCTCGGCAAGTCCGGCGCGCGCATGGAAATGCCGGGCTGCTCGCTGTGTATGGGTAACCAGGCACAGATCCGCAAGGGTTCCACGGCGATCTCCACCTCCACCCGCAACTTCCCGAACCGCCTCGGTATCGACACCCAGGTGTACCTCGGTTCCGCCGAACTGGCCGCCATGTGCGCCCTGGCCGGCCGGATCGTGACCGTTGCGGAATACATGGAGCAGATCAAGCTGGTGAACGCCAAGGCCGGTGAAGTCTATCGCTACATGAACTTCGATCAGATCCCGCAATTCGTTGAAATTGCAGCAGAAGTTGAGATGTAACGTCTAAGAATCGCGGTTATTTCAACGCCTGAAAACCCCCGCCGTTACTGGCGGGGGTTTTTGTTTGTAGACAGCAACATATTCAATCGTCATTTAATTGTGGTGGGCTGTTAGTTGGCCAGTGCTGCCTTTGCCGATAAGGCCACTCTCAGGCGGCAACGCGCCGGTAATGTACATTCAACTTGCTGCAGTATCTACCGAAAGCGAGTCAATCCAGGCCGGTGCAGAGGTATTGTAGGTATTGGGTGCGACCGGGGGATGAAACGGTTGGCGAGTGGGCTACGACTGCCGGCCCTCTTAGATTAAAGTCCACATTTTCGCCGTATGACGAATACGAAATGACGGCCGTCAATATCTACTAACCGGGAGGACTCGTCTCGTATGAGTGCTATAACGCCGCATTACCGAACCGTGCAGCAGTTGCTGCAAAGTCAGTCGTTTTCCATTGATGAGTACCAGCGTGAGTACAAATGGGGAAAGGAGAATATCGACGAACTGCTGTCGGATTTGCAGGCAAAGTTTTTTAGCCACTATAAGCAGGGGGACGAGACGCCCTCGGTCAGTGCTTATGGCGAGTATTTCCTTGGTTCGATCATTGTCAGCAAGCGCAGCGGCAAGAACTACCTAATTGACGGCCAGCAGCGAGTGACTTCGCTAACCTTATTGCTGATCTGCCTTTATCGTGCAGCGCAGGCAAACGGTTTGCCGGTGGTTCAAACCATTGCGCCCTTGATCTTTAGCGACAATCTCGGGCAGCCGAAATTCAACCTCGACATTCCGGAACGTCTGCCGGTCATCAAGACGTTGTTTGAGGGGCAGTCGTTTAATCCTGATGGCAAGGATGAGTCCATTCAAACTATGTATGCGCGCTATCAAGACATCACGGACAATGACCTCTTTGACGAGCTAAAGGAAGCGCTGCCGCATTTCATCTATTGGCTACTAACGCGGGTTGGTTTGATTGAAATCGCCACCGACAACGATAGCTATGCCTACGCGATTTTCGAGACGATGAATGACCGGGGTAAGCCATTGAGCCCCGTGGACATGCTTAAAGCCTATCTATTAGCACCCATCGAGGAGGCACAGCCTCGATCAATGGCAAATCAAACCTGGAAGCAAAACGTGCTGGAGTTGATCTCCTGGGGGGGCGAGCACGAGCCAGAGCGCGACGCAAATTGCATCAAGGCATGGCTGCGTGCGCAGTGCGCCGAAAGTATTCGCGAACGGAAAGCAGGTTCCACCGACAAAGATTGGGAACTGATTGGTACGGTTTTTCACCGCTGGGTACGCGATCACAGCGAGCAGTTGGGGTTAGGCAAAGCGGCCGCTAACCTGAAGATGATGGCCGAAAGCTTCCCGTTTTTTGCAAAGGCCTACCGCCGAATTTTGGATGCCAGTAAGCACTTCACTCCGGGGCTGGAGGCGATCTACTACAACGCACACAACGATTTCACGTGGCAGAGCACCGTGCTCTTGGCGTCGCTGTGTGAATCGGACGATGACGAAACAGTAAGGCGAAAACTCGCAGTGACAGCCACCTATCTGGATATCTGGCTGATGCGCCGAGTGGTCAATTACATTCGTGTTGGATACTCCAGTGTCTCCTACGCTATGTGGCTACTTTGCCGCGATATTCGTCGTAAGCCTCTCCCCGAGCTGCAAACGATCCTCGCAAAAAAACTTGCTGACGATGATGTGACCTTTGCGGGTAGCCTGAGCAAGAACCGAAGCGGGATCGACGGCCTGGGATTGAATCAGTTCAGCCGCCGCTACATCTATCACTTGCTGGCGCGCATCACTGCGGCGACAGAAGCGGGCTCCGGGCGAACTCAATCATTCGATAAGTTAGTGGTTCGTGACGTCAAGAATCCATTTGATATCGAGCATATCTGGGCCGACAACTACGACGATGTGAAATCACTTTTCGCAAGCGAAACGGAATTCCAGGAGTGGAGAGATCATGTGGCGTCGTTGTTGCTCCTGCCGGCCGATGTGAATCGCAGTCTGCAAGATAAGCCCTACGAACAAAAGCGGCCTCACTATGCCAAACAGAACTTCTATGCGGCAAGTCTCGACGCTGGTGCCTACCAACATCAGCCTCAGTTCCTTCAGTTTGCGGATGCCAATCAGCTACCTTTCGAATCATTTGACAATTTCACCAAGAGTGAGCAGCTAAAACGACGAAAGCTCGTTGCGGCGCTAGTTGAATTGGTGTGGTCGCCATCGCGTTTGAGCGAGATTTGGTGAGCCTGGAATTCAACGGATAGGGCGGTGAGCGTAGACCGGGGAATCGAGCGTGTCCTGAATTTTGTGTAAAGCAGCCATTGCGATTGGCTGCGAGGAAAGACTGTTTCGGCCGAGCACCGGAAGGTCTGTTGCTGGCGATTAAAAGTAAACGCAAAGGCATTCAATATCACTGAACAGCTGAACATCGAAGCATGGGGTGACTTTGGGACTACATCTGGTTCAACGGAATCGGAGCAGTATCTAGTTCGCTTGGCGCGAAGAGCTTTCCTGTCACTATGGAGTTACCCCAATGTTTATACAGATGAGGGCCGCCGAGGTAAAGGCGACGGTAAAGAGCTTTGCGATCTCTTAATCGTATTCGGAAATGACGTTCTGATCTTTTCCGACAAGCATTGTGAATTCATTCCTCACAACGACATCAACGTAGCCTGGAGTCGATGGTACAAGCGTGCGGTAGAGAAGTCAGCGCGTCAATTGGCTGGAGCTGAAGCATGGCTAAACCGATTCCCCGATCGAGTCTTCCTCGACTGTTCATGCAAGATACCTCTACCAATCAGGCTACCTGACGTTAGCGATAGGCGAGTGCACTTGATCGCAGTCACACGTGGGTCAAGTGAACACGTAAAGGCATATTGGGGTGGGGGCAGTTCCGGTAGCCTGATGCTCGACACTCAGTTGGTACTTAGTGACCATCGTACGTCCCCATTTCGGGTGGGGTGGATCCTTCCAAACCGAAGGTTCGTCCACGTTTTCGACGAAACCACACTAGACATCCTACTTGGAGAATTAGATACAGTCTCCGACTTTGTTGCTTATCTGACTCAGAAGCATGAGCGACTAACAAAACCGGGAACACATTTTCTTATTCCCGGCGAGGAGGAACTTGTGGCGCTTTATTTACGAAGCTTTAATCCCGTTCAGAGCCACCATTTCTTACCGGAAGTGCCCTCGGACGCTTTCGTTGTCATGCGTGAGGGTGATTGGACAAAGCTCCTAGCGAGCAAGCCCTACCAGACCAGACGCAGGGAAAATGCAATCAGCTATCTCTGGGATGAACTAATCGAATTTCAAAATCAACACATTATCTCGGGAACTGCGTCATCTCTCTTTGGCGATGCGTCGCCCGCAATGTACGAGCGCGTAATGCGATCCATGGCTGAAGAAGATAGGCTGACACGACGTACTCTTGGCGCAAGTATTGACCGGGCAAGAAGCGTCAATAAAAAGGGAAAACGATTTACGCGTACCGTTCTATGTGGTCAAAAGGGCCGGCGCGCATATGTAATCATGTCGCTACCCCGGGAGCCAGAATGCGGCTATGAGGAATACCAGAAACTTAGGAGGGGAGACCTCCTCCTGTACTCATACGGCTGCAAGCTACGATTCCAAAATGTTGTCGAGGTGGTCGGTATCGGATTTGAACCTAGCAAAGAGGATAGCTTTTCCGTTGACTATTTCCTCGCGACATTCGAACAGGCTCCCCTGGATGACGACTTTGCGGAAGAAATTCGGCAAAGGCTGGCCGACGCTGAGATGTGGAAACCTGAGCAGACAAAATTTCAGGTGCTCCGTAAAGCCCCCTTTCCAGCGAATCTTTCCATAGCTGAGCGTATTTCTGGACGACTTAGGTCCATGTTCAGGAGGGTATTTGGCGATTTGCTGTAGGGATGAGTCGACGTCCCCCCGTTTTCAGTAGCAGAGGGCTTTAGAGTCCGGGGGTAATTTACCTGATTTCTGGGTGAGTGATTTTGCATAGGCTGCGGGCGTCAAACCGCCCAGGGATTTTTTCGGTCGCTCCTCGTTGTACTCGCGGCGCCAGCCTTCGATGACGACCTGGGCATGGCGCAGGCTGGTGAACCAGTGCTCATTCAGGCATTCATCCCGGAAACGCCCATTGAACGATTCGATATAGGCGTTCTGATTCGGCTTGCCTGGCTCAATGAGAAAGAGTTGGACGCCACGGGCATGCGCCCAGGTCAGCATGGCCCGACTACAGAACTCCTTGCCGTTATCCGTCCGAATGGCCTTGGGCAAGCCTCGCGTCTTGGCCAACTGATCGAGCGTTCGGGTGAGTTGCATGCCGCCGATTGCGCGTTCCGGAACAATCGCGACCGCTTCATGCGTCGCATCGTCGACAACGGTCAGGCTTTTGATGACTCGCCCTTCCGCCGTCCGGTCGAACACGAAATCCATTGACCAGACCTGATTGGCGGCCGAAGGGCGCTCTAGTGGGTGACGATCCGACACCGGAATCTTCTTCCGCTTTCGCCTTCTCACTTGCAGACCGGCCTCGGCGTAGAGCCGATCCACCCGCTTGTGATTCACCACCAGGCCGGCCTGCCGCAGCTTCAAGTAGATCATCCCGGCACCGTAGCGCCGATGACGTTGGGCGAGCGTGACGATCTGCTCCTTCAAAGCAGCATTGCGATCCGCCGCCGGCTGGTAACGGAATGAACTCGGACTCATGCCAACGAACCGCAATGACTTTCGCTCGCTGAGCCCCTCGTCGATCAGGTAGCGCACCAGATCACGTCGTGACGGTGCGCTCACCACTTTTTTCGCAGAGCTTCCTTAGCGATCTCGTTTTCCAGCATCGTTTCGGCCAACAGCTTCTTCAAGCGCGTGTTTTCCGTTTCGAGCTCCTTGAGCCGCTTAGCGTCCGACACGCTCATTCCGCCAAACTTGCTGCGCCAGAGGTAGTAGCTTGCCTCTGAGAAGGCGTGCTTGCGGCACAACTCCGCTATCGGCATTCCTGCTTCTGCTTCCCGCAGGAAGCCAATGATCTGTTCTTCGGTGAATCGCTTCTTCATGTCCAATCTCCTTGTCGTGGTGAATTGGACTCTAAAGTCAGGCGCTACTCAATTCCGGGGGGACGTCGAACGTATAGAGTGACGTCGCGTAATCGGTATTGACCACCGGGGCCGCCTTGGATGCAATACTCTCCATAGGCAGGATGCACCATAACAAGGAACGGAAATCCTCCCCATCTCTGTGGTTCGGCTTTAGCCAAGGCATTCTGGTTGTAATACTTGCTTGATCGCTTGATCGCTTGATCGCTTGATCGTTGCGTAAAGCTGCTGTCCTTTAGCGACCATTTCTTTCTTGCGGTGATCGTGTTCAGTAGCTTTCGTTCTGCCAACGTCGGTACACATGTCTAAGATGTCCATTTAACTTTCCTAACAGCGGTAGATACCGCTCCATGATTGGGCGAGCCGGGCAGCCAAGTGATGTCTGGCTGCCCGTCGGTTTAGATGAATGAAGTGAGCTGCTGCACTCAGATCGCTAGGGTGTTGCCAGATTTAGCCTCAAGTAATAGTTCTTCGTCGGTTACCAGGAGCTCGGCAATTACGTTGTCCAGGTTGCTCGCTTGGTATGCATTCTTGAAGCGGCGACTATTGCAAAGTTGCAGTGCGAAGATTCGGCAGATGTAACGGACGTCATCGTTCCAAGGAGCTCTTCCTTTATTCATTCGGCGAACCGACTCGAATTGAACTCCCAGCGCACGGCGCAATCCCCAGTGAGCGGCATCACAAAAGTCGACGTCCATTTTTTCCGCCAGAATCTCGATCTGGTCGTATAGCAGCCAGTCCTCTGCGGATTTTTTGTCGAATGAAAGCTTGATGAGCGGCTTTCTCATACAAGCCAATGTCATCCAGTCAATTTGGAGGAAAAATGCCGGGGGTTTCATCCCGCACAATGGAAGGATGTCTTTTTCATCCATGGGCTTGGTCGGGATAGTCAGAGCTTCTTTCTTCATTGATATTTTCCTTGTCATTAAGGGATGGTGCAGTGATAGAAGGGACGGATTTAGGGCGAAGTTGGTGTCCAACGCTGCCGCAGTACATGCCGGTCGCTGATTCGCGGTAATGGCCTGCCTCTAGGGAAACGGCGAGCATTGCCTTTTTGTGTTCCAGCCTGTCTGTAGGCAGGATTCCGTGGTTCTTTATGGGGGCTGCTACACCGGCGTAGTAAGCGTATTCATCCTGTAGAAATCCGTGACGGAGTCCGTGCGCCGTTACACCCAGTTCTTCCCTGGTGGCGCCTAGCTGACCCATCAAGTAGTAAAAATGGGATTGGGCCTGGCGCCATGTCTTATCAGGCCAGCGCATTTGGGCATTTAGCTGCTTGCCGACAATTTCCTTGGCTCGATCAACGATTTCCCGTTGCCGTTCGGTACGGATCGGGATCATTCGATGCTTCCCACCTTTGGTGCCGTCGGTGATGTAGAGGTGATC carries:
- a CDS encoding IS3 family transposase (programmed frameshift); this encodes MKKRFTEEQIIGFLREAEAGMPIAELCRKHAFSEASYYLWRSKFGGMSVSDAKRLKELETENTRLKKLLAETMLENEIAKEALRKKVVSAPSRRDLVRYLIDEGLSERKSLRFVGMSPSSFRYQPAADRNAALKEQIVTLAQRHRRYGAGMIYLKLRQAGLVVNHKRVDRLYAEAGLQVRRRKRKKIPVSDRHPLERPSAANQVWSMDFVFDRTAEGRVIKSLTVVDDATHEAVAIVPERAIGGMQLTRTLDQLAKTRGLPKAIRTDNGKEFCSRAMLTWAHARGVQLFLIEPGKPNQNAYIESFNGRFRDECLNEHWFTSLRHAQVVIEGWRREYNEERPKKSLGGLTPAAYAKSLTQKSGKLPPDSKALCY
- the acnB gene encoding bifunctional aconitate hydratase 2/2-methylisocitrate dehydratase, coding for MLEAYRAHVAERAALGIPPLPLSKQQTTELVGLLKNPPKGEEAALVELITYRVPAGVDDAAKVKAEFLAKVAKGEEACALISKEKATELLGTMLGGYNVKPLIDLLACPTCGSVAAEGLKKTLLVFDFFHDVAELAKAGNANAKGVMQSWADAEWFTSRPEVPASQKLTVFKVTGETNTDDLSPAPDAWSRPDIPLHALAMLKNPRPGIEADEPGSRGPLKQLEKLAAKGNLIAYVGDVVGTGSSRKSATNSVLWFTGEDIPFVPNKRFGGFCLGSKIAPIFFNTMEDAGALPIEIDCSAMDMGDEIELKVDQATGKVTATKNGAVIAESQLKTLVIMDEVRAGGRIPLIIGRGLTTKAREFLGLPQSTLFRLPQNPADDGKGYSLAQKMVGKACGVTGILPGTYCEPKMTTVGSQDTTGPMTRDELKDLACLGFSADLVMQSFCHTAAYPKLVDVRMHRELPSFISTRGGVALRPGDGVIHSWLNRLLLPDTVGTGGDSHTRFPIGISFPAGSGLVAFAAATGVMPLDMPESVLVRFKGKMQDGITLRDLVNAIPLYAIKAGLLTVEKKGKKNVFSGRILEIEGLPDLKVEQAFELSDAAAERSAAACAIALNKEPIVEYMRSNITLMKWMIAEGYADARTLKRRIKSMEEWIANGELLKADANAQYAAVIEIDLAEVTEPILACPNDPDDVKILSEVAGAKIDEVFIGSCMTNIGHFRAAGKVLEGKSDIPTRLWIAPPTKMDALILTEEGYYGVLGKSGARMEMPGCSLCMGNQAQIRKGSTAISTSTRNFPNRLGIDTQVYLGSAELAAMCALAGRIVTVAEYMEQIKLVNAKAGEVYRYMNFDQIPQFVEIAAEVEM
- a CDS encoding DUF262 domain-containing protein, translating into MQQLLQSQSFSIDEYQREYKWGKENIDELLSDLQAKFFSHYKQGDETPSVSAYGEYFLGSIIVSKRSGKNYLIDGQQRVTSLTLLLICLYRAAQANGLPVVQTIAPLIFSDNLGQPKFNLDIPERLPVIKTLFEGQSFNPDGKDESIQTMYARYQDITDNDLFDELKEALPHFIYWLLTRVGLIEIATDNDSYAYAIFETMNDRGKPLSPVDMLKAYLLAPIEEAQPRSMANQTWKQNVLELISWGGEHEPERDANCIKAWLRAQCAESIRERKAGSTDKDWELIGTVFHRWVRDHSEQLGLGKAAANLKMMAESFPFFAKAYRRILDASKHFTPGLEAIYYNAHNDFTWQSTVLLASLCESDDDETVRRKLAVTATYLDIWLMRRVVNYIRVGYSSVSYAMWLLCRDIRRKPLPELQTILAKKLADDDVTFAGSLSKNRSGIDGLGLNQFSRRYIYHLLARITAATEAGSGRTQSFDKLVVRDVKNPFDIEHIWADNYDDVKSLFASETEFQEWRDHVASLLLLPADVNRSLQDKPYEQKRPHYAKQNFYAASLDAGAYQHQPQFLQFADANQLPFESFDNFTKSEQLKRRKLVAALVELVWSPSRLSEIW
- a CDS encoding DUF1439 domain-containing protein, translating into MKQKTAAFLLAALLGYASSALAGFLDREIAFSEVQIQNALAKSGSQPRNYGGLMTVALAEAPHIVLGTPENRVGISARVNIALLGNPAIPVDVTGNAGIRYDDNAKAFFLENPVIDTVESMALPRESEASARRVINSLIITYFRSKPVYTLRENGNAQELAARWLLRSVRIEPGKVVATLSPL
- the ovoA gene encoding 5-histidylcysteine sulfoxide synthase — translated: MSQPIFPQTPRLTGSDAEQMRQQILAYFHATFDRYEQLFEVLKDDAAYTVKPIALRHPLIFYFGHTATFFINKLVLAGLLEERINPQFESMFAIGVDEMSWDDLNDARYDWPTVDAVRAYRKQVRQAVDCLIRTQTLSLPINWDNPWWVILMGIEHERIHLETSSVLIRQHRLDYVQPHPAWEPCRESSLAPQNTLVDIPAASFRLGRDRSEPQIYGWDNEFGRHPASTGNFQASRHLVSNQEFLAFVDAGGYADDALWTEEGRAWKAFARAEQPSFWIRQGRQWRLRLMLEEVPMPWNWPVETNQHEAKAFCNWLARQTNQPVRLPTEDEWQALRLFASIPDLPGDGPDANLGLAHFASSCAVDRYAHGPLFDVIGNVWQWLETPIYPFPGFEVHPCYDDFTTPTFDDRHNLIKGGSWISCGNEAAPVARYAFRRHFFQHAGFRYVVSDAPAGRPASHYETDHLVSEYIEFHYGAEYYGVPNFPQTLARMAISAMGNKPAGKALDLGCATGRASFELARHFAQVTGIDFSARFIGIGTQLIDQGRLGYTLVDEGELLSHKECSLAEHGLANFAGKVEFFQGDACNLKPIFTGYDLILAANLIDRLYSPARFLESVHERLNPGGLLILTSPYTWLEEHTRREEWIGGFKQDGENVTTLDGLKAMLGEHFRLVSGPLEVPFVIRETKRKFQHTLAEVTIWERR
- a CDS encoding tautomerase family protein, with the translated sequence MPYVNIKITREGATPEQKAELIAGVTDLLRDVLGKNPQTTVVVIDEVDTDNWGIGGESVTRRRLRGS